The sequence CGGCGAGCGCCTAAGTCACACCTGTGCGGGGATTGTGACGACAGTTATGGCTCGTTGTATCCGTTCTAGTGTAATTTCGCTGCCCAGTACCGCCAAGGTCTCGAACAACCCCGGCGATGCTGTCCTTCCCGTCACCGCTACTCGGATGGGCGTGAACATCTGTCCCGCCTTCAGCCCCAGTTCTTTGGCCGCGCCGCGCAGCGCCTGGTCGAGCGCGCCGTGGGTGAATTCGGTCTTGGACAGCACCTCGCGGGCCTTCTCCAGCACCTTGCGAGCGGTCGAGGCGTCGCCCTTCGGCGGGATGAGCAGTGCCGGGTCGTACGCCGGCAGGTCTTTCACGAAGAAGAAGTCGGCCACGGTCAGCACGTCTTTCAGCAGCTTGATGCGCTCGCGGACCAACGGCGCGATCTGCTTCATCTTCGCCAAATCGACGTCGTACCCGACCCCCCGCACGATGGGCAGCAGACGCTCCGCCAGTTCGGCTTCCGGCATGTTGTGGATGTACTGCGAGTTCAGCCAGATGGCCTTCGGATCGAATGTGTCTTCTTCCCTAAAACCGGGCGTCGTGGCCGGTTCCTTGAAGTTGATGACCGCGTTGGCCCGGTTGATGTTCTCCAGGGCGAAGATCTTCACGATCTCCTCGAGCGGCATGTACTCGCGGTCGTCCTTCGGCGACCAGCCCAGCAGACAGACGAAATTGATGAAGGCCTGCGGCAGGAAGCCGGCGTCGGCGTAGGTGGTCACGCTGACCACCGGCCCGTGCTTGCGCTTCGACAGCTTGGCGCCGTCGGGCGCGACCAGCAGTGGCAGGTGCGCGAACTGCGGCGGCTCCACCCCCAGCGCGCGGAAGATCTGGATGTGCTTGAAGGTGTTGGTCAGGTGGTCCTGGCCGCGGATGATGTGCGTGATCCGCAGGTCGGCGTCGTCGGCGCACGACGCCATGTGATAGGTCGGCATGGCGTCCGAGCGCAGCAGCGCGAAGTCTTCGATGTCGGCGGTGGACTTCTCCTGCTCGCCATAGACCGCATCGTTGAAGCGGACCGGCTCCTCTATGTCGCGCGGCACGCGGAAGCGCAGCGCGAACGGTTCCCCGGCGGCCGCCCGACGGTCGCTTTCCTGCCGCGACATCTCCCGCATCTCCAGGCTGTAGAGCCACGGCCCCTCGCTGCGGTCGCGCTCCCCCTGGCTGGGTGGGGTGAAATCGCGGTAGGCCAGACCTTTCTCGAAGATCTTCTGCGCCGCCTGCCGATGCAGCGCCAGCCGCTCCGATTGCTTGTATTCCTCGTCCCAGTCGAGCCCCAGCCAGCGCAGGCCTTCGAAGATCGAGTCCACACTCTCCTGGGTGTTGCGCTCGACGTCGGTGTCGTCCAGGCGCAGGATCATGGTACCGCCGGTGTGGCGCGCGAACAGCCAGTTGAAGATGAACGTCCGCGCGCTGCCCACGTGGAGGTATCCCGTCGGCGACGGCGCAAAACGCACGCGGATGGCGGGGCTCTCAGCCATGTTTCTCAGTCATTCCTAAACCTTTCATGCTAACAGACAGGAGGCAGCCTGCAGGAGGCAGCCTGCAGGGTACAACTGGCGACTTTCCTGCTTCCTGGTCCTGCTTCCTGCTTCCTGCCTCCTTCCCCCTGCTTCCTGCCTCCTGCCCCCTGCTTCCTGTTTCGTGACGTAGCGCACCGACAACCGCTCCGGACCACGCTAAGCTTCTGGACTCATGGCGCAGTACGTCCGGCAGCGCAGCGGCTTCCAGCCCGCCTACCTGTCCCTGTGGCGGAGCGGAGAGCTCCGCCGGCGGGCCGACGCCGCCATTGCCGGTCTCGCTGAGTGCCGGCTGTGTCCCCGCCAGTGCGCCGTGGACCGCCGCTCCCAACCCGGGACGGTTTGCCGTACCGGGCGTCTCGCCGTGGTCAGCTCCCATTTCGCCCATTCCGGCGAAGAGGACTGCCTACGCGGCATTCGCGGCTCGGGGACCATCTTCTTCACCCACTGCAACCTGGGCTGCGCCTTCTGCCAGAACTACTCCACCAGCCATCTTGGCGACGGCCGGCCCGTCAGTGTCGGGACGCTCGCCGGCATGATGCTCGACCTGCAGGAAGAGGGCTGCCACAACATCAACCTGGTCACGCCCTCGCACGTCGTGGCGCAATTCCTCGAGGCGCTGCTGATCGCCGTCGATGGCGGCCTGCGTCTGCCCATCGTCTTCAACACCAGCGGCTACGACCGCGTCGCGACCCTGAGGCTGCTCGAGGGCGTGGTGGACATCTACATGCCGGATTTCAAGTGGTGGCGCAGCGACATCGCTGAGCGATACGCCCAGGCGCCCGACTATCCCGAGGTCGCCCGCGCCGCCCTCCGCGAGATGCACCGCCAGGTCGGCCCGCTGGTTCTGGACGAGCATGGCCTGGCGCTGCGCGGGGTGTTGCTGCGCCACCTGGTCATGCCGGGGGACGCGGCGGGGACCTCGGAGGTTCTCCCCTGGATCGCGCGGGAATTGGGGCCCGACACCTACGTCAATGTCATGTCGCAGTTCTATCCCGCCGGACAGGTGACCAGCGGGCGCTTCCCCGAGATCGCCCGCTGCCTGCATTCCGCCGAATACGCCCGGGCCCTGGATTCCGCTCGCGCCTGCGGCCTGTGGCGCCTGGACCAGCGCCACCTGAGCCCTCGTGACTCTGTACTGACCTCCAGCTAAGTGTCGGTACTTTAGTCACTTCCGCGTTTACTCCACCATTGAGAGTCGTGTTTCCCCTGGGGTATATTCCAGCAGTTCCTTTTGCTGTTCCCCTCGGGGCGGTCGTCCGCCTCCGAGCGGCCTTCCCCGGGCCTGCACGCCACCGGAAAGAGGCGCAGAGTGGACGGTGTTTTTGTCAGCATCATCCTGGTTCCCGGCATAGTCGCCATAGTCCTCTTTGCCCTGTTCTCCTACCTTTATTACCAGACGCGGGAACCGTACTTCCGCGCCTGGCAATTGGGTTGGGCCGCCTACGTCCTCTATTTCGGGCTGGCTACCTGGAACCTCCTGGGTCAGACCACCGCGCTGTCGATGTGGGCGACGAAGCTGTGCCTGTTGCTCACCGCGTTGGCCATCTTCGTATCCACCCGCCTGGTGAAGGACCCGCTCAAGTTCCACTGGTACGACGCTGCACTGGCCGCCATCGGGGCGGTATGGGCCTACCTGGTGGTGCGCTCCGGCGCCAGCCACGCGCCCCTGCTTTCTCTGGGGATGCTGCAGGTCCCCTACATGGAAGTCGAGGTCGGCATCGCTGCCCTGCTGCTGTACTGTGCCTACCGCTTCTTCCGCTTCGGCCGGCAGCGCGACTCCATGGGATATCGCCTGCTGGGCATCTCCCTCGGTTTCTGGGCGGTGCTGCTGACTTCGCGCCAGTTCCACGACCTGTTCGCGGTCCTGTTCAGCAGCGCCGGACACTTCCTGAGCCCCATCCCGCAGATGCTGCTGGGGATCTCCATGGTCATGGTGCTGTACGAGAACGAGCGGCGCAGTGTGCAGGAGAACCTGCTGGCCTTTTCCAGCCTGGACGTCGAGTCCGGGAGGCTGATCCCGGCCAACGAGCTGGCGCCCAGCCTGCAGAAGATCCTCGACCGGCTGGTGACGGCGCTCAAGGCCGAGCGCGCCGCCCTCTGCATCCACAGCCACTGGCACGAAGTCCTGCCCTCGGTGCAGCAGGGATTCTCGCCGGAATTCCTGGCCCGCTTCGACGGCGAGTTCACCGATGCGGTGAGCACCCACGTTTTCCGCCGCGGCGGCTGGATCGTCTTCCGCGACCTGCGCCAGGAACTGGGCCTGCTGCCGGTCACGGGCGACGAACGCCTGCTGCGCCTGCGCGCCATCTTCGCGCAGGAAGGCGTCGCCTCCATGACCTGCGTCAGCCTCCAGACCCGCGACCGCAGTTTCGGCGTAGTCCTCCTGCCCCACACTGTGGTGAAGAAGACTTTCGGCTCTTCCCACATCCGCCTCCTGCTCGGCCTGGCGATGCAGATCGGCATGACGCTGGAGAACTACGTGCTCATGCACAACACTCAGCGCCGCACTCGCGAGTACGAGCTGCTCACCCAGGTCGGCCAGGTCGTGAGTTCGCGCCTGGACTCCGACGAAGTCCTGCGCACCGTCCACAAGGAGCTGGGGCTGCTCTTCGATACCGCCAGCTTCTATGTCGCCTTCCTTGAGGGGGAGGAGATCCGCTTCGAGTACGAGTTCGAGAGCGGCCAGCTCATGCCCAAGCGCACCCGCCGGGTCGCCAACGGCATCACCGAGCACATCATCCGCAGCGGCCAGCCCATCCTCTGCCGCTCCAACATGGACGAGCTGCGCCGCCAGTTGGGGGTCGTACCCATGGGACGCCCCGCCAAGTCCTTCCTCGGCGTTCCCATCTACCGCTATAACCAGGCCATCGGCGTGATGGCGGCCATGAACTACGAGCGCGAGAACGTCTATGACCAGCGCGACCTCGAGGTCATGGAGACCGCCGCCGGACAGGTCGCCGTGGCTATGGAGAACGCCCGCCTGTTCGCTGAAGAGCAGCGCCGGGCCCGCTTCCTGGCCTTCCTGAACAATGTCTCCAAGACCGCCATCTCCAGCCAGGACGCCGAGCAGATGCTGGCCGAGATCGTCAGCGAGATCCAGAAGAACTTCAACTTCGACCACATCGGCATCGGCCTGCTCGACTACGCCACCAAAGACATCGAGATCAAGGCCGAGGCGGGCACCACCGCCAAGGCTCTTGGCAAGCGCGTGCCGCTGGGTGTGGGCATCCTGGGCCGGGTCGCCCGCACCAACGAGACTGCCCTGGTGCAGAACACCGCCGACGCCAGCCGCCTGGCCGGCATCATCCCCGACGCGCGCTCCGTCCTGTGCGTCCCCCTGACCTACGCCGAGACCCTGCTGGGCGTGCTCAACATCGAGAGCAAGCGCGAGAACGCCTTTGCCCAGCAGGACGTGCTCATCCTGCGCACCCTGGCCGACCTGCTGGCCACCGCCCTGCACAACGCCTTCATCTTCCAAAAGATGCAGCAGCAGTCCATCACCGACGGCCTCACCGGTATCAAGACCCGCCGTTTCTTCCTGGAATCGGTGCAGGCCGAGGGCAAGCGCGCCTCCCGCTCCGGCCGCCCCTACTCGGTGGTCATGATGGACCTGGACAAGTTCAAGGAAGTGAACGACTCGGTCGGCCACCTGGAAGGCGACCTGGTGCTGGCGCGGGTGGGACGGCTACTCGAGCAGAAATGCCGCCAGTCGAACGTGGTGGCGCGCTACGGCGGCGACGAGTTCGTCATCCTCATGCCCGAGACCGGCGTGGAGCAGGCGCAGATCCTCTCCGAGCGCCTCCGCCTGTGGCTCGCCACCGACCCCATGCTCAATGAGCGCAAGATCACCGGCAGCTTCGGTGTGGCCAGCTTCCCCGTGCACGGCTCCACCGTGGAAGACATCATCCGCGTCGCCGACGCCGGCATGTACGTCTCCAAGAAAGGCGGCGGCAACCGCGTCTCCACTGCCGAGGAGTTCGCCGAGGGCGAGACCTCGCTGCAGCAGCGCCAGGTCATCGCTTCCTACGTCGAAGGGTTCCTGCAGCGCGAGCGCACCGGGCCCGAATCGGCCGACGAGCTGGTCACCACCCTGCGCAAGCTGGGCAGCTCGGTGAAGGATGGCAGCGCCGCCGAGGTCCTGATGGACGCGGTCCGCACCCTGAACCGCGCCGCCGAGGCCCGCGAGACCGTCGCCGGCCACGGCGAGGCCGTGGCCCGCTACGCCGAGCTCATCGCCCGCGAGCTGGCCATGTCGGAGGACGAGGCCGCCGACCTCACCTTCGCCGCCCGCGTCCACGATGTCGGCAAGATCATCGTCCCGGAGCAGATCCTCAACAAGCCCTCTTCTCTCACCGAAGACGAGTACCACCTAGTGAAGACCCATACCATCGTGGGCGCGCAGATCATCGCCACCATCCCCGGCAGCCAGCGTATGTGCCAGTTCGTGCGCCACCACCACGAGCGCTTCGACGGCGGCGGATATCCCGACGCCCTCAAGGGCGAGCAGATCCCCCTCGGCGCCCGCATCATCGCCGTGGCCGAGGCCTATGTGGACATGATGACTGATCGCCCCTACGCCAGCGCCCGCCCCCAGAACGAGGCCATCGACGAACTGGAATCACTGGCCGGA comes from Terriglobales bacterium and encodes:
- the gltX gene encoding glutamate--tRNA ligase, translating into MAESPAIRVRFAPSPTGYLHVGSARTFIFNWLFARHTGGTMILRLDDTDVERNTQESVDSIFEGLRWLGLDWDEEYKQSERLALHRQAAQKIFEKGLAYRDFTPPSQGERDRSEGPWLYSLEMREMSRQESDRRAAAGEPFALRFRVPRDIEEPVRFNDAVYGEQEKSTADIEDFALLRSDAMPTYHMASCADDADLRITHIIRGQDHLTNTFKHIQIFRALGVEPPQFAHLPLLVAPDGAKLSKRKHGPVVSVTTYADAGFLPQAFINFVCLLGWSPKDDREYMPLEEIVKIFALENINRANAVINFKEPATTPGFREEDTFDPKAIWLNSQYIHNMPEAELAERLLPIVRGVGYDVDLAKMKQIAPLVRERIKLLKDVLTVADFFFVKDLPAYDPALLIPPKGDASTARKVLEKAREVLSKTEFTHGALDQALRGAAKELGLKAGQMFTPIRVAVTGRTASPGLFETLAVLGSEITLERIQRAITVVTIPAQV
- a CDS encoding diguanylate cyclase, which translates into the protein MDGVFVSIILVPGIVAIVLFALFSYLYYQTREPYFRAWQLGWAAYVLYFGLATWNLLGQTTALSMWATKLCLLLTALAIFVSTRLVKDPLKFHWYDAALAAIGAVWAYLVVRSGASHAPLLSLGMLQVPYMEVEVGIAALLLYCAYRFFRFGRQRDSMGYRLLGISLGFWAVLLTSRQFHDLFAVLFSSAGHFLSPIPQMLLGISMVMVLYENERRSVQENLLAFSSLDVESGRLIPANELAPSLQKILDRLVTALKAERAALCIHSHWHEVLPSVQQGFSPEFLARFDGEFTDAVSTHVFRRGGWIVFRDLRQELGLLPVTGDERLLRLRAIFAQEGVASMTCVSLQTRDRSFGVVLLPHTVVKKTFGSSHIRLLLGLAMQIGMTLENYVLMHNTQRRTREYELLTQVGQVVSSRLDSDEVLRTVHKELGLLFDTASFYVAFLEGEEIRFEYEFESGQLMPKRTRRVANGITEHIIRSGQPILCRSNMDELRRQLGVVPMGRPAKSFLGVPIYRYNQAIGVMAAMNYERENVYDQRDLEVMETAAGQVAVAMENARLFAEEQRRARFLAFLNNVSKTAISSQDAEQMLAEIVSEIQKNFNFDHIGIGLLDYATKDIEIKAEAGTTAKALGKRVPLGVGILGRVARTNETALVQNTADASRLAGIIPDARSVLCVPLTYAETLLGVLNIESKRENAFAQQDVLILRTLADLLATALHNAFIFQKMQQQSITDGLTGIKTRRFFLESVQAEGKRASRSGRPYSVVMMDLDKFKEVNDSVGHLEGDLVLARVGRLLEQKCRQSNVVARYGGDEFVILMPETGVEQAQILSERLRLWLATDPMLNERKITGSFGVASFPVHGSTVEDIIRVADAGMYVSKKGGGNRVSTAEEFAEGETSLQQRQVIASYVEGFLQRERTGPESADELVTTLRKLGSSVKDGSAAEVLMDAVRTLNRAAEARETVAGHGEAVARYAELIARELAMSEDEAADLTFAARVHDVGKIIVPEQILNKPSSLTEDEYHLVKTHTIVGAQIIATIPGSQRMCQFVRHHHERFDGGGYPDALKGEQIPLGARIIAVAEAYVDMMTDRPYASARPQNEAIDELESLAGSQFDGMVVRILVRQLRGDRVSRTGAS